A single Vigna radiata var. radiata cultivar VC1973A chromosome 8, Vradiata_ver6, whole genome shotgun sequence DNA region contains:
- the LOC106770247 gene encoding uncharacterized protein LOC106770247: protein MYKKARTLGQKPNWLGDDTWNALLEKWNMPVFKQKCETAKKNRTSEKGGCLHTGGSISVHEHLFELGRSVHVDEIFQQTHIRQLTGDFVDERSRRTHEQFQAKFSQIRSETASVGASASSPLDPAEEERLRNQCWLDAAGGRYKGRVYGIGNVSSQNDCVDSYIRQT from the exons ATGTATAAAAAAGCTAGAACTCTAGGACAAAAACCTAATTGGTTGGGGGATGATACTTGGAATGCTCTTCTGGAAAAGTGGAACATGCCAGTTTTTAAACAGAAGTGTGAAACAGCTAAGAAGAATCGGACATCTGAAAAGGGTGGTTGCTTGCACACCGGAGGATCTATTAGTGTGCATGAGCATCTATTC GAGCTTGGTCGGTCTGTGCAtgttgatgaaatatttcaacAAACACATATTCGACAATTAACAGGGGACTTCGTGGATGAAAGGTCTAGACGGACTCAT GAACAATTTCAAgccaaattttctcaaattagatCTGAGACTGCATCTGTTGGTGCCTCAGCATCTAGCCCTCTAGACCCTGCAGAGGAGGAGAGATTGAGAAACCAATGTTGGTTAGATGCTGCTGGTGGAAGATACAAGGGACGTGTATATGGCATTGGAAATGTCAGTTCCCAAAATGACTGTGTGGATAGTTACATCCGACAGACATAG